In Malaclemys terrapin pileata isolate rMalTer1 chromosome 22, rMalTer1.hap1, whole genome shotgun sequence, the DNA window AAGCCGATAAAAGGAAATAATTGTCTACACAATGCACattccgtgtttgtacagcacttggcACGATGGCATCCTGGTGCGTAATTGGAGCGCCTATGCACTatggtaataataaataatctggataacctgtggaactcactgccaccagATATAATCAAGGCCAAGTGTTagtaggattttaaaatgtttaaatcctTTCACTGATAACGAGAATATCAATAGTTACATGATGGAGGAAACTTTTATATTTATAAGGCATGCTTCACTGTATAAGACTCAGTGACATTAATGCTGGTGGCATCCACCTCCTCGCCAGCATCTAGTGCCATTATCTGCCAAGGATGATCATCCAGCGTGAGGGCATGGCAACCTGGTTTACATTTGGAGTTCCAGCTCCTAGGCCGGCAGCCTACCAAGGCTGAAGAGCCGTCCTTGCCCTGAGCAGTCTGCCTTCTTTAAAGGTGCCAGACACTCGCCTTTCACACCCCCACTTTTCACAGAAACACCTCTGCCGCATGAATGCAAGTGACGGGGTGTCTGGCTGTCAGAGGCGATTGGTTTCGCTCGCCATTTGGGGCACTTTATAGGAGCTGTGagctcatccccagcccagcaatAACATCCCCTTtcggttattccataactgtccaTTAAGACATTCTTGCACCTTCTCTGGatgcatctggtactggccaccgagagagagagagagatctctggtctgatccagcctggcaatTCCTACGTTCTGCCGTCACAGCTCTGAAACTTCCTAAATAATGTTTTGAGTGTGTTCAGAAGGGTGATTGTTGCTAAATGTGCTATGTTTCCTTCTTAGAATGAAATTCCAGGCCCAGGATTCTATAACGTCGTTCACCAGTCTGCAGAGATTAACAGCACCTCACTGTCGAAGAAGGGAACGGGCTACTTTCCTTCCATGGTAAGGGAAAGGGGTTGTATATTTCAGagcctgatccacagcccattAGTAAATTAGGcctagatcttcaaaggtatttaagtgcctaactcccactgaaattaatgggagttaatttaatttaatttcccattaatttcaatgggagttaggcacttaaatacctttgaggatctgggcctaaaggATTTTCTATTGACTTCTATTGCATCAGGCCTTTAATGATCACATCTTACTTTTCATCCCTTGCTGCCTAAATTTAGGGCACCTCAAGTCAGAGTCTTCAATTGGGGTTAAGTGTCTAAATGCCCCGAAGGATCTGGATACAATAGGGGTGGGGCACCTTACAAACACTGGAAGACATTGCTATAATTAAGGCTGAATTCCATCCTCCATTCTAACCTtctttttcagttgctcatataacttttaaaacaaattcctCTGGGGCTAAAATTTTCTAAGCTTGATCTCAATCCAAAGGTGATTTTTGTTCCTTTGCAGTAGAAAAGTGGAGCAAAATTGGCTGAGCTGTGTTTGATTTATGGAAGTGTGAagaaacccccccccacacacatttcccCCGCACTTGGGCTAACTGGAAATGTTGCCCTCACCCTCGCTTGAAAATGGCTAAAGCTAGTGACATCAAAGTCAGTTCTTCTATAAATCTCAGTGAGTTACAAATCATAAGCCGAGTTAGAAGAAAATCTGCTCAATCCTTTGAATGCTCTGATCGCTGAACGCCGATAATTTTGCACAGAATTCTAAACCCATTTTCAAACCATCACAATGGAGGATAATCTCGTGCACGGACAAAGCGTGCTTCTtctcccagtgaagccaatgggaattaatGGTGCTCGGCCCCTCACTGGCAGGATCAGATCCCTTGCAATGGGACTCCCAACCATTCATGCAATGTAGTGGGGTTCTTCTGTATGTAAAATACAGAGGATATTCCCTACCCAGTTCTAACAATATGTAAAAGACCAGAGGTCAAAGACTGGATCCAAGCTGTTCACCCGTCTCCCTCCAGCACTGCTGCTCAGTGGTATTGATGTCTTTGATTTGTCTCTTTCCAGGATGCTCGTCTCCCACACAACAGAAAACCCAGCTACCCTGCCGCAAACGCCTACAACCTCTCGTTGGCATTTCAATCCAAGCAAGACTTCAGCACGGGAAACTCCAGTATGTTTCAGCAACCAATCGCTAAGAGGAGAGCGCAAACCTCCACCCCAGCGCCCAACCAATACAACGTAAGGGGCAAACACCAGGAGGTTAAAGCCAATGTAAAACTAACTTTAAGTGCTATATGGGGAATTATATGGAAACCATTGTACTGTGTTTAATCCTGTGTGGACCAGAGCATGGCTGGCCCAGCAAgggtgggcagggagaggagagggcgTTTCTCCTTGTACACCTGTGGCTTCctcctgctccattgaagtcagtgagagttttgccatttttcTTCACTGAAAGCAGATCAGACCCGTGCAAGAAGCCGCCTCAGTCACCATGAATCCAGAGCACGTGGGTCACTGAGGCAGCCAGGATCTGCCACTGCAGCAACCCTCTGTCTTCCCACCACAATATAACCTGAGGTGTCGAAAGACCCCACAGGATCctttgggtaaaatcctggcttcgctgacttcaacaggagtgtTGCGGCTGCCTTCaatgcagccaggatttcacatttGATGTTTTATTTCTAAGAGATGGGTGGTCTGGTGGTTGAAACACAGGGCTGGAAATCAGAGGCCAGATCCTCCACGGATGTAAATCggcgtagctccactgacttgcaTGGTGCActgccagttgaggatctggccttgaggttctattcctgattctgTGTGATCTTGAGTAAGGCactaacctttctgtgcctcctcctccccccatctgtCACATGCTTCACTGGGGTGTTGTAAGTCTTACTCcatgaatgtttgcaaagtgctttgagattcttgaaAGGAAGCTGTTAAAGAAATGTGAAGTATTATGAATAGCTGCTTATCCAAATATTATAGCTATTGGTCATGGATTTCACTGTTACCTCTGTGCTTTGCCAGTACTGATTTATTTGTCAGCTGTCAGATCATTGTTACTTTAACTCATTCTCTCTGTCATTTTTTCTGCAAACCATGTCTGCTGTAGTTCCCTGAGTGTCTGTCACTTAGCACAAGAATCTCTTATATTGACACAATGCTCTTTTCACACTAAATACTCACTTCAAGTGTGATAAACATCCAGTGGGATGCTGGGGTGGAATGTGTCTTGTCTCCAAGCACACAGTAACACCGTGCAACAGTTTAGGCCAGTGAGTGAAGAAGAAAACTGTAGCCGACTGAAACTGCAAAGGAGTTTTAGGTTGTTTATGCAAAATATAATGACAtttgaatttggccaggacactgtaGTTAACTCCACTACTCCAGTAAGAAGAGCCAGAGGACTGTTAATGGCAGTAGCTGGTCAGGATCATCCTGTCttgttgttatttatattacaaatagCACCTAAAGATTGAGTCCCCAATTTGCTAGTTGCTGTCCATACACGTAGTAAGCCTGAGTCCCTGCACCTAATTTAccatctaagtagacaagacagaccgaGGGCGAatggaaatattatccccatcttacaggTGGGGAGCTGAAGCACAGAGGTAATAAATGACTTTCCTaagatcacacaagaagtctatggcagaactgggaatccAGCTCTCTTGAGTCCCAATCTAATGCCTTAACCATACACCATCCTTCTTGGAAAGACAGCCCTTCCGCAGCACAGCCGCTGTGCTGGGGCGTTGGTTAAGAATTCACTTAAAGCGATGAGTCCTACGCACAGAATCACTCAAAGCATTTCCTCCTTTTTCCTTGGTCGTCTCCCACGCAGGTAGCAACCACGCTTGATTCTCCTCCATGCATTAGACGTGACTAACTCCCCACTTAAGGTGGCACAGCTTGTAGGTTCGAAATGAGTTTTCATTTATAGGCTCGGACAGAATCAACGATCATGTGTCTTCATTGTTCATAaagggatcagatcctcagctggtgtaaaccaacacagctccactgacttaacGGGATTTGGGTGATTCTGTACCCTGCCCCCCTTTTCTCTGAGTGAATTCTGAACCAATGCACCAGTATAGGGACTGTGCTGTTGTGGACTTTCCCAAAGATGGCCTctggttaagacactggacttTGATACAATGCCTTCCAGCTACGAGAATCTGCCTCAACAAGTTTTCTGTTGTTTAAGCTAGTTTGCAGGTCATAATTATTTGACATATCACAGTATAATGGGTTCGTAGCATGTTATTTCTAACATGGTAAGAATTTGCTTCTGGGAATAACCTTCCTGGGTTAATTACTGTCTTGTGATTTACTGTAAGGGATTGTGTCTAACCTTCAAGAAGCACAACAGGAAACAATCCATTTAAAAGATGGCACTGCTCGATAATTTATGACCGTAGGCAAAGAGACAGTCTGGGAAGAAacagagggcccaatcctgtacacAGGAAAAATGCCCACTAAAGTCAACAAGAGGTTTTTCCTTAAGACTGCAAATCAGGCCTTAGGTGTAATCTCAGCTGAAATTAATAAGTGTTGATAAAACCCAGCCTTGCAACAGAAAATAAAGCTGATGTAGTGTCCCAAACTGTATGGAATAATGTTTTCAGTGTATGGGCCATATTcagcctatcacaacatgtggtgtacatcatccagtgcattaaacgccccaataacaactatgtgggtgaacccagacaatcactatactcttgaatgaactcacagggggaaaatgataaaagacaaaacaccacatcacctgtgggcgAACACTTTTCTCACAATGCTCACTCTACCTCTGACCTCTCAGCACGCATCCACAAAGGAAATCTGCaaccaccttcaaaagacaagccttggagcttaaattcataactttgctagacactaaaaatcatggtctgaagagagatgctggatttatggcttattaaaacaatctataacccactaacaacccctgccccagctgtctttcccccctatgactggaggggtgttacgtggccacttcaccttgaatagtcccttgaaaTACGTGTTAACTACtcatgcttaacaatctgttcacCTTGAATTTGGTTGTGACACTCtgaggggcttgtctacatgtacagGGGCCCAgctgtagcgctttagtgaagacacaactacgccaacaggagagcttctccccagCGTAGTTaacccacctctccaagaggcggtATCTATGTTGACGGTAGAAGCTCTCCTGTTAAcagagtgctgtctacacagggtggggggttaggtcagtataaatgtggatttttcacacccctgagtgacgtagttatctCAATATAGggctctagtgtagacctggcctgagtccatttcccagccctgaagaagagctctgtgtcagctcaaaaactggtctctctcaccaacagaagttggtccaataaaagatattctctcccacaccttgtctctctaatatcctgggagcaacaCAGCTACCCCACCACTGCATagaacaatgtatttttttcagACTGTTGAAATTCAATTGATCTCCCCTTTGTAGAACTATGTACACAGCAGGTCTAATCCAATGCCCATTTAAATCAATCGGATTCCACTGGATGGAGCAGCCTGGTAAAGTTATCTtgatccaattgaagtcaatgggaattttgccattggctttgAGGCATGCAGGATTAACCCCTAAATGATAGACTTGATCTCTTTGAAGAGTGATTTTGGGCTGGGTAGAAAACTAGAGGCTACATTTTTGTCATTCTAGCCTACGCTGAAGGGCAAAGTTGCAACAGTTTGTTTATGCTCTTACAGGTGCTATCATGCAGATTACCCTTTGGATGTTCTGGAAGCACTACTTCAAACTCCATGCTTGATTATTTGAATGGTGCCGGGCACTTTAAAATCAAGCTGGTGCTGCAAAGACTGGCAGAAGCAACCAAACAAATGCAACCAAGTTTTCGGTGGGAGCTGCCGGTCTACAGCACCTCTGATAATAAGCCCTCACAAGTTGGGCAAtcagaaactgagacacagaaaaccAGTGAGCTCTcctgaaaatttggccccaatATTGCATACATTTGTATCATTAGAGCAGTTCTGATTCACGATGGAGACTGGATCTAAAAAAACGTAGTTTTTGTTACGTTAGTAAATATCCAAGAGGAAAGTCAATTCAAAGGAATTCACAGAGACTTCATTTTGTACAGGCCTGTCTAGATTTCTGCAAGCAAAGCAACAACGTGTGTGCCCGGGCAGTGTTTTTATCCAAAACGACAAGAGGATTAAGCActgataaaacagaaaaatggCCTTCTCCGTGTAAGTGAGCTGTTGAGATGGGAGGAAAGGCCTCACTTGTGAGTCTGAGTCGGATCTTATCAGACGCTCACCGCCATCACTGAAATCCATGGCTATCCAGGCACTCAGTGTATCACAggggttgctcagcaccttgctggTTTGAGCCCGTTATGACATTTTGCATAGGTGAAGGGGCATTAGGAGGTGACACTTCTAAGTTCTAAGGGATGGGCCCTGGGAATTGTTACTAAAGCACCCATCCAGATATAGTCACACCCCTGGTAGATTTATGGAACTTAGGGGAATTGCCAGAACATACTTGGGCTCCCTGCAGGGTGCCAGGGACTCAGGGAGTGGTGTGACGTAGCACACCATAATACACCTAAATCTGTCGTGCTACCATAGAAGGAAACTTCTTCCTGGCCGCACTGCCTCATGAAgtttataccctgaagcatgagggtggTTGGCTCTAGTCATGTTTACATTAGGTGGCGTCACTGCAAGTGATGTTCACAGTCAACAtctcttctgtttttttaattgctaatTTTCCTACCTGTACGTCCTCCCTGGATGCTCCTTTGTTCAGGATTAAGTCGCTAGAGTAGTCACTCATCTTCTGTGCCCCGGGGtaagctgctccaggaagcaatTTGTATCATCTCAAGAAATGCttcgcccccccccaaaaaacgcCCAGTTGTGCTGTTTCCTTTTACCTCTGTTACTTTCATTGACTCATGCCCCTTTCTGCCTGCCCTAGTGCAATAGTTGAGGCATGATTTGGTTTTTACATCCCTTTTCTTGTCGTGTTATTAGGCCATTACAGAATCAATGAATCCCTCGTCAAGAAGTCCCCCAGGATTCTAGTGTCTTGCTTCAGATCAAATACTCATCGTGAAACAAAGGTGAACACAGTAAGCCCAGGGCCTGCAGCGTATCAGCTAAGCAAACCCCCTAAAGCAGCAAAGAAGACACCTTCCACGTGAGTCCTAACCTGTATGCTTTCTCACTGCCAGTCGTTGCTTGTGAACACATCAGATTGCAGGAGggtccagcagctgcagcagaagaGCTCACAGCTGGCTCTCTGCAAAGCTCTTCCACCGTATCACAGTCAAGCCTGTACTCGGTTGCCTCTGTTGCCATTGGTTTACAGATGGGGCAAAAAATGGCTCCCTTGGGAAGTGAAAGATCAGGCTGCTTTGCCTGAAAGGAGAGGTGGGCTAATAACACTGAAAAGCAAAATACACAAACTGTTATCAATGCCGCACAACCACTGTGCAGTAGGTATGAtacatgatccccattttacagatgggaaaactgaggcaaacgTGACCCAGTGGCAGAACAGGAAATAGACCCCACATCTCTGTTTGGATAAAGCTTAGATGCTTTTCTGAGCGTCACTGAGTCTGCAAAACTGAGGTGGACAACAGGCCTTCCTGCAAGGTTTCAAGCACTTGCTCCTCCAGTTCAGGCCAAAGCAGaataaaggaagaaaaggaaaagcccctttctttcccctttgGCATCATTCTGGAAAGGCAGATAAATCTGCCTATCGGCAGGTTATTCAAGTAGATTTATTATGACCACCCAGTGACAGTGACATTGGTTTGCCCGAGATAAGATTAAGATCAACAGTAAATTCTTGACCAGGGAAAGGTATGAGGAGTATATGGGCAAGTCTGCAGATATCTGCACACAGGCAGGTGCATCTTACAACAGAGGTTTTGTAAAAGAAGTGGAAAGCTGTAGGGAGAGAGAATTAACGTCAGACAGCGTGTGCTAAACACAGAGGGCTAAATTAAACCTCAACCATCAATCTCCATGATCAGCAACTGTCAGAACGATCCGTGTCCAGATGCCCAAGTTAGGTTGTGTCCACACTACACACCACTGGTGGCAGAGTGTCGCTACATGCTCCAGTGAAAAGCAAGTTACAGTCTGTAGCTACACGGGTTAGTGAAAGGAGCTGGCGGGGGGCGAGGAGGGACAGTGATGAAAGGCTCCAACAGCAGGACGCTAccgtgctaaaaacagcagtgtagatggggagggatggtgtgGGTCAAGAGAGAGCCAGGTAGGGGATGGACGTGAGTCCATAACCACACCcttcaggtgtgtctttactcaCCAAAGCGGTGCCTCATGGTCTCTGCTATTTATATGTGTGCTAAGGGCTACACAT includes these proteins:
- the STPG1 gene encoding O(6)-methylguanine-induced apoptosis 2, with translation MAACFENFSLATSIKGTDAVQIGKASRGYKVSSIPYKYQTRMIPNSEKKGFNSQAKRFQYNQNEIPGPGFYNVVHQSAEINSTSLSKKGTGYFPSMDARLPHNRKPSYPAANAYNLSLAFQSKQDFSTGNSSMFQQPIAKRRAQTSTPAPNQYNACLDFCKQSNNVCARAVFLSKTTRGLSTDKTEKWPSPCHYRINESLVKKSPRILVSCFRSNTHRETKVNTVSPGPAAYQLSKPPKAAKKTPSTRKQNLNFSAPAIPPAKNPPLPGPGQYEIVDYQGPPKHYISSAVFVSNTGRWRGDTSQQGIPGPGTYLPEVPGKQSFIYNIDNKWIPVL